The Megalobrama amblycephala isolate DHTTF-2021 linkage group LG13, ASM1881202v1, whole genome shotgun sequence genome contains a region encoding:
- the ntrk1 gene encoding high affinity nerve growth factor receptor isoform X2: MAERRVAPVVVLLLVLVAPALSGCPIACRCSFAMLQCLELDGITSIPALAPQEGENVTEIYIENQANLENITDIDLANYRELKNLTVTDCGLVYISENAFQHNFKLQYVNLASNLLVHISWRVFHSVPLLSLILRDNQLTCSCDIYWLQQWHRKRQSDIDSQQNCIYNGSSVQLDSFEMDNCSVPEVKIDPPTLTTQVGGNLTFTCLVSGVPTPTIRWRTERLNSSWTLQQEIRGSTLELVLHMRNVSSWDNLHNLTCEAENRAGMDEATVQLDIEFPVRILYLKDPEPQHHWCFPFAVDSNPPATIKWLYNNTPLIETRYTYTELIRDVADGSVQHGCLFLNKPTHLNNGNYTLIVENKLGRDQATVNGKFMDNPFDPLDPEGIILVLPDDPTPTNQSTETEKLENRVFGVSVAVGLAVFACTFLLIMLVVINKCGQHSKFGIHRSSVLGTEDDLAVSLRFMNFGASPLSSDDGTLDSGLSSFVENPQYFCGIIKEKDMCVQHIKRKDIVLKWELGEGAFGKVYLAECANLCPDTDKMLVAIKTLKVANESTRQDFQREAELLTVLQHEHIVRFYGVCTDGEPLAMVFEYMRHGDLNRFLRAHGPDARILDEMKVPPMGQLTLPQMLHIAAQIASGMVYLASLHFVHRDLATRNCLVGEGLVVKIGDFGMSRDIYSTDYYRVGGRTMLPIRWMPPESIMYRKFTTESDIWSFGVVLWEIFTYGKQPWYQLSNSEAIECITQGRELERPRTCPKEVHLLMQGCWQREPQQRLVIKDIYNRLVALVKNPPVYLDILE; this comes from the exons ATGGCTGAGCGTAGGGTGGCCCCGGTTGTGGTATTGCTTCTTGTCCTGGTCGCACCAGCCCTGAGCGGATGCCCAATCGCCTGCCGCTGTTCCTTTGCCATGCTGCAATGCCTAGAGCTGGACGGGATCACCAGCATCCCGGCATTGGcgccacaggagggcgaaaacGTCACCGAAAT CTACATAGAGAATCAAGCAAACCTGGAGAACATCACAGACATAGACCTTGCCAACTACAGAGAACTGAAGAACCT GACGGTCACAGATTGTGGGCTGGTGTACATCTCTGAAAATGCCTTCCAGCATAATTTCAAGCTGCAGTATGT aaatctggCCTCTAATTTACTGGTGCACATCAGCTGGAGGGTGTTCCATTCGGTCCCTCTGTTGAGTCT AATTTTGAGGGACAATCAACTCACCTGCTCATGTGACATTTACTGGCTTCAGCAATGGCATAGAAAAAGACAAAGTGATATTGATTCTCAACAAAACTGTATTTACAATGGCAGCAGCGTTCAGCTGGATTCATTCGAAATGGATAACTGCA GTGTACCTGAAGTCAAAATCGACCCACCGACACTGACCACTCAAGTAGGTGGAAACCTGACATTTACCTGTCTGGTGAGTGGAGTACCAACACCGACTATCCGCTGGAGAACTGAGCGCCTAAACTCCAGCTGGACTCTGCAG CAAGAAATCCGAGGCTCAACTCTGGAGCTGGTTCTCCACATGAGGAACGTGTCTTCTTGGGACAACCTGCACAATCTCACCTGTGAGGCGGAGAATCGTGCTGGAATGGATGAAGCCACAGTGCAGCTGGATATCGAAT TTCCAGTGCGGATCTTGTATCTAAAGGACCCAGAACCACAACATCACTGGTGTTTCCCATTTGCTGTGGACAGCAATCCTCCCGCCACCATCAAATGGCTGTACAACAACACGCCTCTCATCGAAACCCGCTACACCTACACCGAACTGATCAGAGACGTGGCCGATGGCTCCGTTCAACACGGCTGTCTGTTCCTCAACAAGCCCACCCATCTGAACAATGGCAACTACACACTCATCGTGGAGAATAAACTGGGTAGGGACCAGGCTACGGTAAACGGGAAGTTCATGGATAATCCTTTTGACCCCCTTGACCCAGAGGGCATCATTCTTG TCCTCCCTGACGACCCAA CTCCCACCAACCAATCAACAGAGACGGAGAAACTGGAGAACAGAGTGTTTGGG GTGTCAGTAGCGGTGGGTCTTGCGGTGTTTGCGTGCACGTTTTTGCTCATCATGCTTGTTGTCATCAATAAATGTGGACAGCACTCCAAGTTCGGCATCCACC GTTCGTCTGTTCTAGGCACTGAGGATGATCTGGCCGTGTCTCTCCGCTTCATGAACTTCGGGGCAAGTCCTCTATCTTCAGATGATGGCACACTGGATTCTGGCCTGTCCAGTTTTGTAGAGAACCCGCAGTATTTCTGTGGCATCATCAAAGAAAAAGACATGT GTGTACAACACATTAAAAGAAAAGACATTGTTTTGAAGTGGGAACTGGGTGAAGGAGCTTTTGGCAAGGTTTACCTGGCAGAATGTGCCAACCTTTGTCCGGATACTGACAAGATGCTGGTTGCTATTAag ACCTTGAAAGTCGCCAACGAGTCCACCCGACAGGACTTCCAGCGCGAGGCCGAGCTGCTCACGGTGCTGCAGCATGAACACATAGTGCGGTTCTACGGCGTGTGTACAGACGGAGAACCTCTGGCCATGGTGTTTGAGTACATGCGACACGGAGACCTCAACCGCTTTCTAAG GGCTCACGGTCCAGATGCTCGTATCTTGGATGAGATGAAGGTTCCTccgatgggtcagctgacccttcctcAGATGCTCCACATCGCAGCTCAGATTGCCTCAGGCATGGTGTACCTCGCTTCCCTTCATTTTGTCCACAGAGATCTGGCCACCAGGAACTGTTTGGTTGGAGAAGGGCTGGTGGTGAAGATCGGGGATTTTGGGATGTCAAGAGACATTTACAGCACTGATTACTACAGg GTCGGTGGGAGGACGATGCTGCCCATTCGCTGGATGCCGCCAGAAAGCATCATGTACAGGAAGTTCACCACAGAGAGTGATATTTGGAGCTTTGGAGTGGTCCTTTGGGAAATCTTCACCTATGGCAAACAACCATGGTATCAGCTATCCAACAGTGAG GCCATTGAGTGCATCACACAGGGACGAGAGCTTGAACGGCCACGTACCTGCCCGAAGGAAGTGCATCTCCTCATGCAGGGCTGCTGGCAGAGAGAACCGCAGCAGAGGCTCGTCATCAAGGACATCTACAACCGCCTCGTGGCCCTCGTCAAGAACCCGCCTGTCTATCTGGACATCTTGGAGTAG
- the ntrk1 gene encoding high affinity nerve growth factor receptor isoform X1 translates to MAERRVAPVVVLLLVLVAPALSGCPIACRCSFAMLQCLELDGITSIPALAPQEGENVTEIYIENQANLENITDIDLANYRELKNLTVTDCGLVYISENAFQHNFKLQYVNLASNLLVHISWRVFHSVPLLSLILRDNQLTCSCDIYWLQQWHRKRQSDIDSQQNCIYNGSSVQLDSFEMDNCSVPEVKIDPPTLTTQVGGNLTFTCLVSGVPTPTIRWRTERLNSSWTLQQEIRGSTLELVLHMRNVSSWDNLHNLTCEAENRAGMDEATVQLDIEFPVRILYLKDPEPQHHWCFPFAVDSNPPATIKWLYNNTPLIETRYTYTELIRDVADGSVQHGCLFLNKPTHLNNGNYTLIVENKLGRDQATVNGKFMDNPFDPLDPEGIILVLPDDPTAPTNQSTETEKLENRVFGVSVAVGLAVFACTFLLIMLVVINKCGQHSKFGIHRSSVLGTEDDLAVSLRFMNFGASPLSSDDGTLDSGLSSFVENPQYFCGIIKEKDMCVQHIKRKDIVLKWELGEGAFGKVYLAECANLCPDTDKMLVAIKTLKVANESTRQDFQREAELLTVLQHEHIVRFYGVCTDGEPLAMVFEYMRHGDLNRFLRAHGPDARILDEMKVPPMGQLTLPQMLHIAAQIASGMVYLASLHFVHRDLATRNCLVGEGLVVKIGDFGMSRDIYSTDYYRVGGRTMLPIRWMPPESIMYRKFTTESDIWSFGVVLWEIFTYGKQPWYQLSNSEAIECITQGRELERPRTCPKEVHLLMQGCWQREPQQRLVIKDIYNRLVALVKNPPVYLDILE, encoded by the exons ATGGCTGAGCGTAGGGTGGCCCCGGTTGTGGTATTGCTTCTTGTCCTGGTCGCACCAGCCCTGAGCGGATGCCCAATCGCCTGCCGCTGTTCCTTTGCCATGCTGCAATGCCTAGAGCTGGACGGGATCACCAGCATCCCGGCATTGGcgccacaggagggcgaaaacGTCACCGAAAT CTACATAGAGAATCAAGCAAACCTGGAGAACATCACAGACATAGACCTTGCCAACTACAGAGAACTGAAGAACCT GACGGTCACAGATTGTGGGCTGGTGTACATCTCTGAAAATGCCTTCCAGCATAATTTCAAGCTGCAGTATGT aaatctggCCTCTAATTTACTGGTGCACATCAGCTGGAGGGTGTTCCATTCGGTCCCTCTGTTGAGTCT AATTTTGAGGGACAATCAACTCACCTGCTCATGTGACATTTACTGGCTTCAGCAATGGCATAGAAAAAGACAAAGTGATATTGATTCTCAACAAAACTGTATTTACAATGGCAGCAGCGTTCAGCTGGATTCATTCGAAATGGATAACTGCA GTGTACCTGAAGTCAAAATCGACCCACCGACACTGACCACTCAAGTAGGTGGAAACCTGACATTTACCTGTCTGGTGAGTGGAGTACCAACACCGACTATCCGCTGGAGAACTGAGCGCCTAAACTCCAGCTGGACTCTGCAG CAAGAAATCCGAGGCTCAACTCTGGAGCTGGTTCTCCACATGAGGAACGTGTCTTCTTGGGACAACCTGCACAATCTCACCTGTGAGGCGGAGAATCGTGCTGGAATGGATGAAGCCACAGTGCAGCTGGATATCGAAT TTCCAGTGCGGATCTTGTATCTAAAGGACCCAGAACCACAACATCACTGGTGTTTCCCATTTGCTGTGGACAGCAATCCTCCCGCCACCATCAAATGGCTGTACAACAACACGCCTCTCATCGAAACCCGCTACACCTACACCGAACTGATCAGAGACGTGGCCGATGGCTCCGTTCAACACGGCTGTCTGTTCCTCAACAAGCCCACCCATCTGAACAATGGCAACTACACACTCATCGTGGAGAATAAACTGGGTAGGGACCAGGCTACGGTAAACGGGAAGTTCATGGATAATCCTTTTGACCCCCTTGACCCAGAGGGCATCATTCTTG TCCTCCCTGACGACCCAA CAGCTCCCACCAACCAATCAACAGAGACGGAGAAACTGGAGAACAGAGTGTTTGGG GTGTCAGTAGCGGTGGGTCTTGCGGTGTTTGCGTGCACGTTTTTGCTCATCATGCTTGTTGTCATCAATAAATGTGGACAGCACTCCAAGTTCGGCATCCACC GTTCGTCTGTTCTAGGCACTGAGGATGATCTGGCCGTGTCTCTCCGCTTCATGAACTTCGGGGCAAGTCCTCTATCTTCAGATGATGGCACACTGGATTCTGGCCTGTCCAGTTTTGTAGAGAACCCGCAGTATTTCTGTGGCATCATCAAAGAAAAAGACATGT GTGTACAACACATTAAAAGAAAAGACATTGTTTTGAAGTGGGAACTGGGTGAAGGAGCTTTTGGCAAGGTTTACCTGGCAGAATGTGCCAACCTTTGTCCGGATACTGACAAGATGCTGGTTGCTATTAag ACCTTGAAAGTCGCCAACGAGTCCACCCGACAGGACTTCCAGCGCGAGGCCGAGCTGCTCACGGTGCTGCAGCATGAACACATAGTGCGGTTCTACGGCGTGTGTACAGACGGAGAACCTCTGGCCATGGTGTTTGAGTACATGCGACACGGAGACCTCAACCGCTTTCTAAG GGCTCACGGTCCAGATGCTCGTATCTTGGATGAGATGAAGGTTCCTccgatgggtcagctgacccttcctcAGATGCTCCACATCGCAGCTCAGATTGCCTCAGGCATGGTGTACCTCGCTTCCCTTCATTTTGTCCACAGAGATCTGGCCACCAGGAACTGTTTGGTTGGAGAAGGGCTGGTGGTGAAGATCGGGGATTTTGGGATGTCAAGAGACATTTACAGCACTGATTACTACAGg GTCGGTGGGAGGACGATGCTGCCCATTCGCTGGATGCCGCCAGAAAGCATCATGTACAGGAAGTTCACCACAGAGAGTGATATTTGGAGCTTTGGAGTGGTCCTTTGGGAAATCTTCACCTATGGCAAACAACCATGGTATCAGCTATCCAACAGTGAG GCCATTGAGTGCATCACACAGGGACGAGAGCTTGAACGGCCACGTACCTGCCCGAAGGAAGTGCATCTCCTCATGCAGGGCTGCTGGCAGAGAGAACCGCAGCAGAGGCTCGTCATCAAGGACATCTACAACCGCCTCGTGGCCCTCGTCAAGAACCCGCCTGTCTATCTGGACATCTTGGAGTAG